The proteins below come from a single Candidatus Methylomirabilis lanthanidiphila genomic window:
- a CDS encoding aminopeptidase: protein MRWSVVGLLATVLLGAGIAFMTHMPGRSHSGALPPLAPEAILLRTRLQGHVKVLAGDIGERHLWRHDALESAARYIEASWTGMGHVVASQRYVAYGKPVRNLEVALPGSVQPPEIVLVGAHYDTVAGSPGANDNASGVAALIELARLLAGSRARRSIRFVAFVNEEPPLFYSPDMGSRVYARRAAERGERIVAMLSLETLGYYSSASGSQRYPNSLYRLFYPDRGDFLAFVGNLDSRPLVRTVIEAFRRHTAFPSEGVAAPGWWGGVHWSDHWSFWREGYPALMVTDTALYRYRYYHTAGDTPDQLDYESLVRVTAGLARVVAELAQ from the coding sequence TTGCGGTGGAGCGTTGTTGGACTGCTGGCGACAGTCCTGCTGGGCGCCGGAATTGCCTTCATGACCCACATGCCAGGCCGCTCCCATAGTGGAGCTCTGCCGCCGCTGGCCCCTGAGGCTATCTTGTTGCGCACGCGGCTTCAGGGGCACGTGAAGGTGCTGGCGGGAGACATCGGCGAGCGACATCTGTGGCGCCACGATGCCCTGGAGTCTGCGGCGCGATATATCGAGGCGTCCTGGACCGGCATGGGTCATGTAGTTGCATCCCAGCGTTATGTGGCGTACGGCAAGCCGGTGCGTAACCTGGAGGTGGCATTGCCGGGCTCAGTACAGCCGCCCGAGATCGTCCTGGTCGGTGCCCACTACGACACCGTCGCCGGCTCGCCAGGGGCCAACGACAACGCTTCCGGCGTAGCGGCGCTGATCGAGCTCGCACGGCTGCTGGCTGGGTCGCGGGCGCGGCGCTCCATACGTTTCGTGGCCTTCGTCAACGAGGAGCCGCCCCTGTTCTACAGCCCCGACATGGGCAGCCGGGTCTACGCCCGTCGGGCCGCCGAGCGGGGTGAGCGGATCGTCGCTATGCTGTCCTTGGAGACCCTCGGCTATTATAGTTCCGCCTCAGGCAGCCAGCGCTATCCCAACTCGCTGTATCGCCTGTTCTATCCCGACCGGGGCGATTTCCTCGCTTTCGTGGGTAACCTCGACTCGCGTCCCCTCGTGCGAACCGTGATCGAGGCATTCCGCCGCCATACGGCCTTTCCCTCAGAGGGGGTCGCCGCTCCGGGCTGGTGGGGCGGGGTGCACTGGTCGGATCACTGGTCGTTCTGGCGCGAAGGCTATCCGGCCCTCATGGTGACGGATACGGCGCTCTATCGCTACCGTTATTACCACACGGCCGGCGATACCCCCGATCAACTCGACTACGAGAGCTTGGTCCGAGTGACGGCGGGACTCGCCCGAGTCGTGGCGGAACTGGCTCAGTAG